One Penicillium oxalicum strain HP7-1 chromosome III, whole genome shotgun sequence genomic region harbors:
- a CDS encoding NmrA-like family domain-containing oxidoreductase himF, with product MPVKQRITIIGQQGSSVAYSLLQNPDFRVRCITRDAQSEVARAFQSLGAEVLEADAGVFEGMKIALHETWGLFVNLPTEFFPDAVAIALGTNIIRAAEAVGVKHVVFSSAPHASKLTNGRVCFNSLDVKAEIEEIAQASPLFKTFTPVMVGWYLENIGETFADLYGGFPVRKDAEGITECRLPLWGGNEEMPWISVKDDFGDLVHGVFLNPLRWNRRVIQCQAELMSAGDMTTTFSAVTGQKTRYAPCIDMADLKPGMFEGIQKMFQYTQLREGEYYPNGPSEVQTAAHLKRVAARAKKGHARETLLTVREYFEREWTSH from the exons ATGCCAGTGAAGCAGCGGATCACCATTATTG GCCAGCAAGGAAGCTCCGTCGCATATTCTCTACTCCAAAATCCCGACTTCCGGGTCAGATGCATCACTCGTGATGCTCAGTCAGAAGTTGCCAGAGCTTTTCAGAGCCTCGGAGCGGAGGTTCTGGAGGCAGATGCTGGAGTATTTGAGGGCATGAAGATTGCCCTACATGAAACTTGGGGCCTTTTTGTCAACCTTCCCACTGAA TTCTTTCCTGATGCTGTGGCTATAGCATTAGGAACGAACATCATCAGGGCGGCCGAAGCAGTCGGCGTGAAACATGTTGTCTTCAGCTCGGCTCCTCACGCCAGCAAATTAACAAACGGACGGGTTTGTTTCAATTCTCTCGATG TCAAAGCCGAAATTGAGGAGATTGCCCAAGCTTCACCTCTTTTCAAAACCTTCACCCCTGTCATGGTGGGCTGGTATCTGGAGAACATTGGAGAGACATTCGCAGATCTATACGGAGGTTTTCCAGTCCGAAAAGACGCCGAGGGGATAACGGAATGTCGCCTGCCATTATGGGGTGGGAACGAAGAGATGCCGTGGATCAGCGTCAAAGATGACTTTGGAGATTTAGTGCATGGGGTTTTCCTCAACCCTCTTCGCTGGAATCGACGAGTGATTCAATGTCAGGCTGAATTGATGTCGGCAGGCGACATGACCACCACTTTCAGTGCTG TGACTGGACAGAAAACTCGCTACGCCCCGTGCATTGATATGGCGGACCTCAAGCCGGGAATGTTTGAAGGCATTCAAAAGATGTTTCAGTACACGCAGCTTCGTGAGGGGGAGTATTACCCCAACGGACCGTCCGAGGTGCAGACCGCCGCGCACCTGAAAAGGGTTGCTGCCAGAGCAAAGAAGGGACATGCCAGAGAAACATTGTTGACCGTCAGGGAATACTTCGAGCGCGAATGGACATCTCATTAA
- a CDS encoding putative FAD-linked oxidoreductase, giving the protein MLVRLALFGLTVAFTIQYLNAWPLGFKSACRCRPGESCWPTPAQWQTLGDSLEGKLQLLRPAGEACLPSSNTPGKCQEFVNNFRNTTWRVLDAAALQVVNWEHDRRNQQSCHVNEANVTEHCDQGRVARHSAAVMSVMDVQAVVRFAAKHQIRLAVRNTGHDLAGRSTAPDSLQIHTAALKGIQFTESFRPTMPWGQKASSQGPAVTVGAGVMTGELYSAAAEGGYVVVGGSCSTVGIAGGWMQGGGYGILSPSRGLGSDNVLEVSLVTAEGAYLTANEYQNQELFWAIRGGGGGTFGVVTSVVFRAYPDAPVTVTTLDVMNPDGADKNFWNGVEKHLRLLPRFNEQGVAVQAYAMPVFPLGGAWLRIEIYAVESSTATANLVHELQASLRRLGLNIQASEEYFEKLSTYLAIPKGFDQAGVGIMTASRLVSHKLMNSPTGPNRLAQTLSSLKYAPGDVLSFEGIAGKQVMANREHIDSAVHPDWRAALMSLTLGRALPPGPNWEAYDAIEKELSTIQLPVLDSLEQGQRGSYLGIPFPYEQQPARTFWGDNYPRLRDIKQRWDPQNLFLTRLGVGSEDWDDEGTCRVALNSIVLQEVVKMTRPWFRSLKEIL; this is encoded by the exons ATGCTAGTCCGTCTAGCTCTCTTTGGGCTGACCGTGGCCTTTACCATTCAGTATTTGAACGCCTGGCCGTTGGGCTTCAAGTCAGCCTGTCGATGCCGTCCTGGAGAATCATGCTGGCCGACTCCGGCTCAGTGGCAGACTCTTGGCGACTCTTTAGAAGGCAAGCTTCAGCTCTTGCGCCCCGCTGGAGAGGCCTGCCTGCCCAGTTCCAACACTCCTGGGAAGTGTCAAGAATTTGTAAATAACTTTCGCAACACGACATGGCGGGTTCTGGATGCAG CCGCCTTACAAGTCGTCAACTGGGAGCATGACCGACGGAATCAACAAAGCTGTCATGTCAATGAGGCCAATGTCACCGAGCATTGTGACCAGGGACGGGTAGCGCGCCACTCGGCTGCCGTGATGTCTGTTATGGATGTGCAGGCAGTTGTGCGCTTCGCAGCTAAGCATCAAATCCGTCTCGCGGTGCGCAATACCGGTCATGATCTGGCGGGTCGCTCTACAGCTCCAGACTCGCTCCAGATTCATACAGCTGCGCTCAAGGGCATCCAATTCACCGAGTCATTCCGGCCCACGATGCCATGGGGCCAGAAAGCAAGCTCGCAAGGCCCTGCAGTCACTGTCGGTGCCGGAGTGATGACCGGGGAACTCTATTCGGCCGCAGCTGAAGGCGGTTACGTGGTTGTAGGGGGTAGTTGTAGCACTGTCGGTATTGCAGGAGGGTGGATGCAAGGTGGTGGATATGGAATCCTTAGTCCTTCTCGAGGGCTTGGGTCAGACAACGTGCTTGAGGTCAGCCTGGTGACAGCTGAG GGCGCGTATCTCACCGCGAATGAATATCAAAATCAAGAGCTATTCTGGGCTAttcgtggtggtggaggtggcaCATTTGGGGTGGTCACCAGTGTCGTTTTCCGCGCATACCCGGATGCTCCTGTGACCGTCACCACCCTTGATGTGATGAACCCCGACGGTGCTGATAAAAACTTCTGGAATGGTGTTGAGAAGCATTTGCGCCTACTGCCTCGGTTCAACGAGCAAGGTGTCGCCGTGCAAGCCTACGCCATGCCGGTCTTCCCCCTAGGCGGTGCATGGCTGCGCATTGAAATCTATGCCGTGGAGAGCTCCACGGCCACAGCGAATTTGGTTCACGAGCTTCAGGCATCGCTGCGTCGGCTTGGATTGAACATCCAGGCTTCTGAAGAGTATTTTGAGAAGCTCTCGACCTATTTGGCGATTCCCAAAGGCTTCGACCAAGCCGGTGTAGGCATCATGACTGCCTCACGGCTTGTCTCTCACAAACTGATGAATTCCCCAACCGGCCCCAATCGTCTCGCCCAGACTTTGTCTAGCTTGAAGTACGCACCTGGGGATGTTCTGAGCTTCGAAGGAATTGCTGGTAAACAGGTCATGGCGAACAGAGAGCACATTGACAGCGCGGTGCACCCAGATTGGCGGGCCGCTTTGATGTCGCTGACTCTTGGACGGGCGCTGCCCCCCGGACCAAACTGGGAAGCCTATGATGCCATTGAGAAGGAGTTGTCAACCATCCAGCTGCCTGTCTTAGACTCCCTGGAACAAGGCCAGCGAGGATCGTACCTGGGAATTCCCTTTCCGTACGAGCAGCAACCGGCGAGAACTTTCTGGGGAGACAATTATCCCCGGTTGAGAGATATAAAGCAACGCTGGGACCCGCAGAATCTGTTCCTGACCCGTTTGGGAGTGGGAAGTGAAGACTGGGATGATGAAGGTACCTGCCGGGTTGCTCTAAATTCGATCGTCTTGCAAGAAGTTGTCAAGATGACCAGGCCATGGTTCCGGAGTCTCAAAGAAATCCTGTAA
- a CDS encoding Dioxygenase cnsJ, whose amino-acid sequence MTVSARAPVTEIPEVHVTKQHTDEALAAQVIQAIELAGVCIVRNIFSQEIVHQILDDLEPHVPQTDSFIGYNANGCQMTGLLSKSETYANKVVGNSIYEQVRNHFLISRYRCWVQEGINMEFQNPPQLDSTVCFYLKPNSPDQLLHRDDQTHQNWNGAVDSYVNGRDVGCSMFAALTNSTRENGTTRFIPGSHLWDYQDPIPVGKDPRLRYAELVPGDCFIMLGSVIHASSSNTTTDRRVLISTHVTRSHLRQEENPYLTYSREEVRRFPVWLQKFIGYNVLTPLCGWVDKKDPRMLVDPSAKDDMYAGYGDAYLEARAKADQEAENQIVQ is encoded by the exons ATGACGGTGTCCGCTCGTGCTCCCGTGACCGAGATCCCCGAGGTGCACGTTACCAAACAACACACTGACGAGGCGCTCGCCGCCCAGGTCATTCAAGCAATTGAACTGGCAGGTGTTTGTATTGTGCGCAACATCTTCAGCCAGGAGATTGTCCATCAGATTCTGGATGATCTTGAGCCCCATGTCCCGCAGACCGACTCCTTCATCG GGTACAATGCCAACGGATGCCAGATGACGGGACTTTTGTCCAAGTCCGAGACGTATGCCAACAAGGTGGTTGGCAACAGCATCTACGAGCAAGTGCGCAATCACTTCCTCATCAGTCGATACCGCTGCTGG GTTCAAGAAGGTATTAACATGGAGTTCCAAAACCCCCCGCAACTCGACTCGACGGTGTGTTTTTATCTCAAGCCCAATTCGCCAGATCAGCTCCTGCACCGGGATGACCAGACCCATCAAAACTGGAACGGTGCGGTCGATTCGTACGTGAACGGCCGCGACGTCGGCTGCTCCATGTTCGCCGCGCTCACCAACTCAACGCGCGAGAATGGGACAACAAGATTCATTCCGGGTAGTCACTTGTGGGATTACCAGGACCCGATTCCCGTGGGCAAAGATCCACGGCTTCGATACGCCGAGTTGGTTCCGGGGGATTGCTTCATCATGTTGGGTAGCGTGATCCACGCCAGCAGTTCCAACACCACCACGGACCGCCGCGTGCTCATCTCCACGCACGTCACCCGGAGTCATCTGCGCCAGGAAGAAAACCCCTACCTGACATACTCACGGGAAGAAGTTCGCCGGTTCCCAGTCTGGTTGCAGAAGTTCATCGGGTACAATGTCCTTACCCCCTTGTGTGGCTGGGTTGACAAGAAAGATCCGCGGATGCTGGTGGACCCTAGCGCCAAAGATGATATGTACGCCGGGTACGGCGATGCTTATCTCGAGGCCCGAGCCAAGGCAGATCAGGAGGCGGAAAACCAAATCGTACAGTAA
- a CDS encoding Brevianamide F reverse prenyltransferase, with the protein MTVETIGIVPSVPVVAKGSTPIPAKGSSGEQTPYTTLTRYRIFQDEHQKTWWEKTGPLLGKILASAGYSLARQFEAMTFYVEVLLPLLGPYPHHFRSAITRSGLPLEFSVNYQQLGNIEPVVRIGFEPVAAPSGRSEDPFNQEPIGCLLDCLKQLHLPGFDDALFRHFLETQTVNAAEKAQLALNSKSDGGGQKIAMEGSALTSQAAFGFDLKKETIAVKGYTFPALKCHASGQGFGQLLTNSIQPLKDQMGAFPSFDMVNAYLEETNGYSQFAFWSFDCVDSYTSRLKLYSSHNEVVWSKIEEIWTLGGRAQSPNVGTGLRYLKELWQLVKLSEGHRAFTGGFDDGKDSTPTPMVWNYEMKVGEPAPVTKFYFPIHGESDLDVVQGVAQFLTKIGLEKYGTDYEQTVREYL; encoded by the coding sequence ATGACAGTTGAAACCATTGGAATTGTACCTTCCGTCCCAGTCGTGGCGAAAGGATCGACCCCGATCCCGGCCAAAGGATCGAGCGGCGAGCAAACTCCCTATACGACTCTCACCCGCTATCGAATCTTTCAAGATGAGCATCAGAAAACTTGGTGGGAGAAGACCGGCCCGCTACTGGGCAAGAtcttggcctcggccggATACAGCCTCGCCCGGCAGTTCGAGGCCATGACTTTCTACGTCGAGGTCCTCTTGCCTTTACTGGGGCCCTACCCCCACCATTTCCGAAGTGCAATCACTCGCAGTGGTCTGCCTCTGGAGTTCAGCGTCAACTACCAGCAACTTGGCAACATTGAACCGGTGGTGAGAATTGGCTTTGAGCCTGTCGCCGCGCCATCTGGCAGATCTGAGGACCCTTTTAATCAAGAGCCCATTGGCTGCCTGCTCGATTGTCTAAAGCAGCTGCACCTCCCGGGCTTTGATGATGCTCTTTTTCGGCATTTTCTGGAGACTCAGACGGTCAATGCGGCCGAGAAAGCACAACTGGCCCTGAACTCCAAAAGTGACGGCGGCGGTCAAAAGATCGCGATGGAAGGGAGTGCTCTGACTTCCCAGGCAGCATTTGGATTCGATCTCAAAAAGGAGACAATTGCTGTCAAAGGGTATACCTTTCCGGCACTGAAATGCCACGCATCGGGCCAAGGGTTTGGTCAGCTCCTCACTAACTCAATTCAACCCCTCAAGGACCAGATGGGTGCGTTTCCGTCCTTTGACATGGTGAACGCGTATCTTGAGGAGACCAACGGGTATAGTCAATTTGCCTTTTGGTCCTTTGACTGCGTGGACTCTTACACCTCGCGGTTGAAGCTCTATAGCTCGCACAACGAAGTTGTTTGGTCCAAGATCGAGGAGATCTGGACCTTGGGTGGTCGTGCACAGTCACCAAATGTGGGAACCGGGCTTCGGTATTTGAAGGAGCTCTGGCAGCTGGTAAAGCTTTCTGAAGGCCACCGCGCCTTCACCGGTGGCTTtgatgatggcaaagacTCGACCCCAACTCCCATGGTGTGGAACTACGAGATGAAGGTGGGAGAGCCAGCTCCTGTAACCAAGttctactttcctattcATGGAGAGAGTGATTTGGACGTGGTCCAGGGCGTGGCGCAATTCTTGACCAAGATTGGGCTGGAGAAGTACGGAACTGACTATGAGCAGACCGTACGCGAGTACTTGTAG
- a CDS encoding FAD-dependent monooxygenase roqM yields the protein MTIQSSEADGGGAMAKSSGIKVIIVGLGMAGLSAAIECHLQGHTVIGLEKAPQPTHPGDIFSIGRNGARVIQQWDNGSVARELDAVRCDIESITVYDETGTVKEKKEMDGFRLGEGWVINRSDTVGALHRYAQRLTIDLRFGITVKDYWEEESQAGVMIESHEGHERLAADCVIASDGIHSKARAVVLGGHEKTHLRKTGSAIFRCGFPASLLQDCPEAQWLLEGTETHDQLNHFIGKDITVLMGTGRHGKDVYWGCMHKSLHDVSEPWLQVSDASKALEYIQHWPCKAKLEAIIQKTPHGKCFDHLVLAADPLPRWTSLQGRTILIGDAAHPFLPTTGQGANQALEDAAVVAICLKLAGKSRIPLGLLVTEKLRHQRVSLIQDGGLKLLQTLHKADWNAESKEEIPTMVARPTWIFAHDCRASTYEDFDTAANAILTGKEFIPTNIPSDGLFRIVDEESRGSKLSNDKLMKVPLTDNVELIERQNDTTEKHTSIQQIRGAAALAERHNAPSIELRLGRSQTTLHSQDRMNTQSPKYVRQLCGQRILIIGGTSGIGYAVAEAALEHRALVTIVGSNPTKLEKAMTALKASYPLETESEEALQGLTCDLADASQLDTNIQQVLKVAASDDGLNHVVITAADMTPPPPSLADITVESFQRTGTIRFLAPLIVAKHLSRFMKGSAANSLTLTSGAHARKPDPGWTAIAAYCGAVESMAKGLAIDLKPIRVNVVAPGAVLTEVVKDILGAGYDIAVQMARDKSLVGNAGSPENVAQAYLYLMKDAYNSGSVLETNGGMFLA from the exons ATGACAATTCAATCATCAGAGGCTGATGGTGGAGGTGCTATGGCCAAGTCGAGTGGTATCAAGGTCATCATCGTTGGCCTCGGTATGGCTGGGCTGAGTGCGGCCATTGAATGCCATCTCCAAGGACATACGGTCATCGGACTCGAGAAAGCGCCCCAGCCCACTCATCCTG GGGATATTTTCAGTATTGGCCGGAATGGCGCACGGGTCATTCAGCAATGGGACAATGGATCCGTCGCGCGAGAACTGGACGCAGTACGATGTGACATTGAATCCATCACCGTCTATGATGAGACCGGTACAGtcaaagagaagaaggagatggatggCTTCCGCCTTGGGGAAGGATGGGTAATCAACCGATCTGACACAGTGGGAGCGCTCCACCGCTACGCCCAGAGGTTGACGATTGACCTACGATTCGGCATTACAGTCAAGGATTACTGGGAGGAGGAGTCTCAGGCCGGAGTCATGATTGAGAGCCATGAGGGCCATGAACGACTGGCTGCGGACTGTGTGATTGCCAGCGATGGAATCCATAGCAAGGCGCGGGCTGTCGTGTTGGGAGGTCATGAGAAAACACATCTCCGCAAAACTGGCAGTGCCATTTTCCGATGCGGATTTCCCGCCAGCCTCTTACAAGATTGTCCGGAGGCACAGTGGCTTCTAGAAGGGACAGAAACTCATGACCAATTGAATCACTTCATTGGTAAGGATATCACCGTGTTGATGGGAACGGGTCGACATGGGAAGGATGTGTACTGGGGATGCATGCACAAG AGCTTACACGATGTTTCGGAGCCGTGGCTTCAGGTCTCCGACGCCTCAAAGGCGTTGGAGTACATCCAACACTGGCCATGTAAGGCGAAACTGGAAGCGATCATCCAGAAAACTCCTCATGGAAAATGCTTCGACCACCTCGTCCTGGCGGCCGATCCACTTCCTCGTTGGACGTCATTGCAGGGTCGAACAATCCTCATCGGGGACGCAGCTCACCCTTTCCTGCCGACGACCGGTCAGGGCGCGAATCAAGCTCTGGAGGACGCCGCCGTGGTCGCCATCTGCCTCAAACTGGCGGGAAAATCGCGCATCCCGCTGGGGCTGCTCGTTACGGAGAAGCTTCGGCATCAACGCGTCAGTCTCATTCAAGACGGTGGACTAAAGCTCCTGCAGACTTTGCACAAAGCCGACTGGAATGCCGAGTCGAAAGAGGAGATCCCTACCATGGTGGCGCGTCCAACTTGGATCTTTGCGCATGACTGCCGAGCGTCGACATACGAGGATTTCGACACGGCAGCTAACGCTATCCTTACGGGCAAGGAGTTCATCCCGACCAACATTCCGTCTGATGGCCTCTTTCGCATTGTGGATGAGGAAAGCAGGGGATCCAAGCTCTCCAATGACAAGCTCATGAAAGTGCCTCTGACTGACAATGTTGAG TTGATCGAGCGACAAAACGACACAACCGAGAAGCACACCTCGATACAGCAGATACGAGGTGCCGCTGCCCTCGCCGAAAGGCATAATGCCCCCTCTATTGAGCTCCGTCTCGGTCGCTCCCAAACTACTCTTCATTCACAAGACAGAATGAACACCCAAAGCCCCAAATATGTCCGTCAGTTGTGCGGACAACGCATTCTCATCATCGGTGGCACTTCGGGTATCGGGTATGCGGTCGCCGAAGCTGCGCTGGAGCATCGCGCCCTGGTCACCATTGTCGGTTCCAACCCCACGAAGCTCGAAAAGGCGATGACTGCTCTCAAAGCGTCCTACCCACTGGAGACAGAATCAGAGGAGGCTCTCCAAGGACTGACCTGTGATCTGGCGGACGCCAGTCAGCTTGACACCAACATTCAACAAGTCTTGAAGGTTGCAGCCAGCGATGATGGCCTCAACCATGTGGTCATCACGGCCGCAGACATGACACCACCGCCTCCTTCCCTGGCGGATATCACAGTTGAGAGCTTCCAGCGCACTGGCACAATCCGCTTTCTAGCGCCATTGATTGTCGCAAAGCACCTGTCGCGCTTCATGAAGGGGTCGGCGGCCAACTCGCTCACTCTCACAAGCGGGGCGCATGCCCGTAAGCCCGATCCTGGATGGACAGCAATCGCAGCCTACTGCGGTGCTGTTGAATCCATGGCCAAGGGACTAGCAATTGACCTGAAGCCGATCAGAGTCAACGTGGTCGCGCCGGGAGCAGTCCTTACCGAGGTGGTGAAGGATATCCTGGGCGCAGGGTACGACATCGCGGTCCAGATGGCGAGAGACAAGTCCCTGGTGGGCAACGCGGGTAGCCCCGAGAATGTCGCGCAGGCTTATCTGTATTTGATGAAGGACGCGTACAACTCAGGGAGTGTCTTGGAGACAAATGGTGGCATGTTCTTAGCTTAA
- a CDS encoding NmrA-like family domain-containing oxidoreductase himF, whose translation MTVGRRVISVVGATGAQGGSVARSLLQNPDFQVRCLTRDVSSPKASELRALGAEIMQMDGSNEEQTKQAIVGSWGIFINNGYMHSATVRSGRYELDFGNCILRSAAAMGIQHVVFSSQPSAGELTNGAIRTPILDVKAYGESWGRANSVFTTFTPIMSSWYMEDFLMPSFYQGFGGFPFNPDDEGYLTFQSPLIGGREDVPWISMEDDFGDLVHGIFLNPMRWNRRTVQAVGDIVPFDQIVEIFTQITGKKARFIGYEDPADFPAFGKPELQESKDVFSFYRLREGEIFGNGITESRTAADLKRAAFEAKGRRIQGRDRLTTCAEWFARTFDSTSGKVINQ comes from the exons ATGACCGTCGGGCGCAGAGTCATCTCGGTCGTGGGCGCCACAGGAGCCCAAGGGGGCTCGGTGGCTCGCTCTTTGCTACAGAACCCCGACTTTCAAGTCCGCTGTCTCACGCGCGATGTGAGTTCCCCCAAGGCCTCTGAGCTTCGCGCACTAGGGGCCGAGATAATGCAAATGGATGGTTCAAATGAGGAACAAACCAAACAAGCCATTGTGGGAAGCTGGGGAATTTTCATCAACAATGGTTACATGCACTCG GCAACCGTCCGCAGTGGAAGATACGAGCTTGATTTTGGCAATTGTATTCTTCGTAGTGCCGCAGCCATGGGTATCCAGCATGTCGTCTTCAGCTCTCAGCCTTCTGCTGGTGAGCTCACAAACGGAGCAATTCGAACCCCAATATTAGACG TCAAAGCATATGGCGAGTCCTGGGGCCGCGCCAATTCGGTCTTCACCACTTTCACTCCTATCATGTCGTCCTGGTACATGGAAGATTTCTTAATGCCCTCCTTCTATCAGGGATTTGGCGGATTCCCCTTCAATCCAGATGACGAGGGATATCTGACATTTCAGTCTCCACTTATCGGTGGCCGTGAGGATGTGCCTTGGATCAGTATGGAGGACGATTTTGGGGATTTGGTTCATGGTATTTTCTTGAATCCAATGCGGTGGAATCGCCGCACAGTGCAGGCGGTTGGTGACATTGTGCCTTTCGACCAAATTGTCGAAATATTCACCCAGA TCACCGGCAAAAAAGCCCGGTTCATCGGATATGAAGACCCCGCCGACTTTCCGGCCTTTGGCAAGCCAGAGCTGCAGGAGTCCAAAGATGTCTTCTCTTTTTACCGTCTGCGCGAAGGCGAGATCTTTGGGAATGGGATCACCGAATCGCGCACCGCGGCTGATCTGAAGCGGGCGGCATTCGAGGCCAAGGGTCGAAGGATTCAGGGTCGGGACCGACTCACCACCTGTGCTGAATGGTTTGCCAGGACCTTTGATTCTACGTCAGGAAAAGTCATAAATCAGTAG
- a CDS encoding NmrA-like family domain-containing oxidoreductase himF produces MTVEQTIAVIGATGAQGGSVTRSLLQNPHIRVRCITRDASTPKATELRDLGATVVQADTTSPQALEQALAGVWGLYVNYTVFGMEPTVSENLGKTILSSAAAVGVKHVVFSSDPDPELLTGGQVILSAMGVKAKAEAWARKNLHFKSFTPIQAGWYLENFQSKELLEFHGGFPSQTDQEGYRTCRFPYWGGREEVPWISIRDDYGDLVHGVFLNPLRWNFRVIQAVADPLSFGEMTRIFSQVTGQAARFVPYASPAELGGDLTEGPASMFVYTQLRGGEYFSNGVTETRTAVQLKKAAYRAKGGQGRETLTGVGEWFEREFPGGRPVAI; encoded by the exons ATGACTGTCGAACAGACAATCGCCGTCATCGGGGCCACAG GCGCCCAGGGTGGCTCTGTGACACGCTCTCTGCTGCAAAACCCTCATATTCGAGTGCGATGTATCACGCGTGATGCTTCGACACCAAAAGCAACGGAGCTGAGAGATCTGGGAGCAACGGTCGTTCAGGCAGATACTACAAGCCCACAGGCCTTGGAGCAGGCTCTGGCGGGTGTCTGGGGTCTCTATGTGAATTATACGGTTTTT GGAATGGAGCCTACCGTGTCCGAGAACTTGGGCAAAACTATCCTATCCAGCGCGGCCGCTGTGGGCGTCAAGCATGTTGTCTTCAGCTCCGATCCGGACCCCGAACTTTTGACCGGGGGCCAAGTGATCCTGTCGGCCATGGGAG TGAAGGCTAAAGCTGAAGCCTGGGCGCGGAAGAACCTGCATTTCAAATCCTTTACGCCCATCCAGGCCGGGTGGTATCTCGAGAACTTCCAGTCCAAGGAATTGCTCGAGTTCCACGGGGGCTTTCCCTCCCAGACGGACCAGGAAGGCTATCGAACTTGTCGGTTTCCCTATTGGGGTGGCCGCGAAGAAGTGCCTTGGATCAGTATCCGCGATGATTATGGGGACCTGGTGCACGGGGTGTTTTTGAATCCCCTTCGCTGGAATTTCCGTGTCATCCAGGCGGTTGCCGATCCCTTATCGTTTGGCGAAATGACTCGGATTTTTTCTCAAG TGACCGGACAGGCCGCGAGATTTGTTCCCTATGCATCTCCCGCAGAGCTGGGGGGAGATCTGACCGAGGGACCGGCGAGTATGTTCGTCTACACCCAGCTGCGCGGGGGGGAATACTTTTCCAATGGCGTGACCGAGACTCGGACGGCGGTGCAATTGAAAAAGGCCGCCTACCGAGCCAAAGGTGGACAGGGTCGGGAAACCCTCACAGGAGTGGGAGAATGGTTTGAACGAGAATTTCCAGGTGGTCGGCCTGTAGCAATTTAG
- a CDS encoding Dioxygenase cnsJ: MTVTSAQFPPPVSSTGSGCLPEVRFPVSLDQQDNVLAEIIDGIEKTGVCIIRGMYTQDIVDAVTAELTPYIAGTGDYWGKTEGTAFLTALLTKSPTYATTVLAHEIFHKVNHHFLTTRFGPCPVTTGYSVSYNCEPQLDCTNAFYIPPGGPAQLLHRDDADHLNFQPAASAYQQGRDTGIVFMTALTRTTRANGATRVLPGSHLWDYAQPFPAKDDPRILDAELGPGDSLFMLTSVIHGGGTNSTAVGRFVTACFATRAHCRQLENQFLAYDPEEVKKLPPWLLRFMGYSTAKPFCGWVNKKDPLRVILGEEGMNKTEVDEKVDFVDGWPEPDL; this comes from the exons ATGACTGTCACCAGCGCCCAATTCCCTCCTCCTGTCTCCTCGACCGGCAGCGGCTGCCTCCCAGAAGTCAGATTCCCGGTCAGCCTCGATCAACAAGATAATGTGCTTGCGGAGATCATTGATGGCATTGAAAAAACCGGGGTATGCATCATCCGGGGCATGTACACGCAGGATATCGTCGACGCAGTCACGGCCGAACTGACGCCGTATATCGCCGGCACGGGCGACTATTGGG GCAAGACCGAGGGGACGGCCTTCCTCACAGCTCTCCTTACCAAATCTCCCACGTACGCAACCACGGTCTTGGCCCACGAAATATTCCACAAGGTTAATCACCACTTCCTCACGACACGATTTGGACCGTGCCCC GTCACGACTGGCTACTCCGTCAGCTACAACTGCGAGCCCCAACTGGACTGCACGAATGCATTTTATATCCCCCCGGGCGGTCCTGCTCAACTCCTCCACCGCGACGATGCCGACCATCTCAATTTTCAACCCGCGGCATCCGCCTACCAGCAAGGTCGCGACACGGGGATCGTCTTCATGACTGCTTTAACCCGTACCACCCGTGCGAACGGGGCCACGCGCGTGTTGCCCGGCTCTCATCTGTGGGACTACGCCCAGCCCTTTCCAGCAAAAGACGACCCTCGTATCCTCGACGCGGAGCTCGGCCCCGGAGATAGTCTGTTCATGCTGACCAGCGTGATTCACGGGGGCGGGACCAATAGCACCGCCGTCGGGCGATTTGTCACGGCGTGCTTCGCGACGCGGGCGCATTGCCGGCAGCTTGAGAATCAGTTTTTGGCGTATGACCCGGAGGAGGTGAAGAAATTGCCTCCCTGGCTGTTACGGTTCATGGGTTATTCGACGGCCAAGCCGTTTTGCGGCTGGGTGAATAAGAAGGACCCGCTGCGTGTCATTCTCGGGGAGGAGGGGATGAATAAGACGGAGGTCGATGAGAAAGTGGACTTTGTGGATGGATGGCCTGAGCCGGATCTATAA